The Francisella hispaniensis FSC454 genome includes the window GCTAGAATGATTATTGCTATCACCCCATACGGTGTACTTGGCTTAATGGTACAAATGAGTATTGAACTTGATAAGAACAGTATCTCAACGGTCTTATACTTCATTTTAACTTGTTATATTGCCTTAATTATTGTTCTGATAATACACATTGGTCTTCTAATCTTATTTAGAACTAATATTGTTAGATTCTACAAAAGTATTTGGAAAGCTATGCTTGTAGCTGCTACTTCTAGATCAAGTATGGGTACACTACCACTATCAATTGATGGTTTAAATAAATATGGTACTACTAGTAGTATTGCTACATTTGCACCAACTATGGGTACAACTCTAGGAATGAATGGCTGTGCAGGTGTATTTCCAGCAGTATTAGCAATCATGGCTATGAATGCTACTGGTGCTGATATTACTTTCTCAACAATAGTGCTAATTTCGCTAATCTGTATGCTAGCTTCACTTGGCGTATCTGGCATACCTGGTACAGCTTTTGTTGCGGCTGGTGTTGTTTTTTCTTATTTTGGACTACCTTGGCAGATGATTGCTTTAATCATTGGTGTTGATGCTATTATAGATAGCTTTAGAACACCACTTAACATTCATGGTAGTATGACAACAGCTATTATTGTTGATAAAACTACCAAAGTTTCTTAGATTGGTTAAGTATTTCTTATATACCTCAAGTTTAAGTACCACAAAAAGTAAATCTAACTTTTTCTTCTTCGGTCGGCTCTGTCATATAGCTCTTAGTTAGATTATTAAATTCATAAGGTGTTTTAAGTGCTGCTACAAGATTATATAAATTACCAAGCTTAGCATCTTTAGCAGACTTAAGTGCTTTCTCTACTTGATGATTGCGAGGAATAATTACGGGATTTATCTTCTTCATATTTGCAAAATTTATTTGATTATCGAGCGTATATTTGTCTAACCATTCTCCTAAACCACTATCTTTTAATTCTACAAAATTTTTATAAGTTAAATTATAAAAGGTGTTAGTATAGTCTAGTTTAGATTTAAACATCTCTATAAGTAAATCTGAAATCATTTCATCATGACATGCTTTATCAATACTAAATCCTAGCTTAGCAAGAAACATTTTTTTCCATTTATCCTTATAGATTTCCGAATAGCTTTGCAATTTATCTTGAGCCAATTTAATTGCCTCTTCTTCATCTGCTGAAATAAGTTTCAATAAACTTTCCGCTAACCTTGCAATATTCCATCCAGCGATTGATGCTTGATTGGCAAAAGCATATCTGCCGTCACGATCAATCGAGCTAAAAACTGTATCAGGATCATAACTATCCATAAATGCGCAAGGACCATAATCTATAGTTTCTCCTGAAATGGTCATATTGTCGGTATTCATCACACCATGAATAAAACCAACTCTTTCCCACTGTGTTATTAAACTTGTTTGTTTATCAATTACATAATCAAGTAGACTCAAAGCCTTATTATCATTATAGGGAATATTATGTCTTGTAATTGTATAGTCTAATAACTCCTGACTATAATTCTCACCAAGCATTGCTGCATACTGAAAAGTACCAACCCTTATATGGCTACTAGCAACTCTAACAGCTATTGCACCTTGTTGTAGCTGGTTTCTTTGAATATTTTCACCCGTGGTTATAACAGCTAAGATACGACTAGTTGGTATACCTAAATTATACATAGCTTCACTAACTATATATTCTCTAAGCATTGGTGCTAAAGCTGCTTTACCATCTCCACCGCGTGAAAACTTTGTTAATCCTGCTCCTTTTAGATGAAAATCAACCAGCTCACCATTTGGCTTTTTATATTCGCCAATTAATATAGCACGTCCATCGCCTAACATTGTAAAATTACCAAACTGATGTCCAGCATAAGCTTGTGAAATTGGTCTTTGACTACTGTAACCTAAAAGAATCTCTAATAATTGCTGTTCTGATTTATTGGCTAAATCTAGACCTAATTCTGTGGCTAAACAATCATTTAAAATTAGTAATCTTGCATTAGGATATTTGTATACTGTTTGGGGTGAGTAGAACTGCTCTGATAAGTGACTATAAGTGTATTTAAAATCAATCATAATAAACCATAAACTTTACTAAATTAGTATAATTTTAACAAAATATAGCTAATAACACAGCTTTTAGGTTAAAATAGATAATATCAGCTAGTAAAAGGAGTTTAATAATTATGGAATATCTTAAACTAGCAATAGTAGACTCTGAAAACTACAATAATTTTGCACATATATCTGCAGGTAATTTCGATAGAGTAATAGTTTTTACCAATAGCCAAGAACTAGAGTCTAACTTTAACAAAACTGAAATATATCATAACTTTGAACTAGTACCAATTATCTATGGTGAAGGTAATAAAGATAATATGGATGGCTACATTTGTGCCAAAGTTGGTGAATATGTCGAACGCTATCGTGATTTTCGTACTTACCTTAGTATTACGATATTTAGTAACGATAGAATTTTTAGAGGTATTGCTTCATACTATACCCGCAAAGGATTCAATATAGCAACTACCGCCCCTACACAATGTGATACAGGTACTAGCAATACTGATCCAAAAATACGCATAAAAAAATTTCTCGCCTGTCATGAGAGTGTTGTCAACAAAACATTTAAAAAACATTTTAATGAAAATAATAAGGATGCATTTTATCGTCTTATTAGAAGACATTTAGATAAAGATATTCCTAAACAAATAACCGATCTTTTCGTTGAAAATAACATAATATTTTTTTCGAATAAATCACGTAAAATAGATGTTGATGAATCTAAGTATAACCTTTTGTAATGTTTTAATAAGATACTAGATATACGATTTTTATAATGATAAAATATTGCAACTTTTTATATTATTAATCATTTTTTAGAGTTAATTATGGAATATAGAAAATACATTTGTATCGTTTGTGGTTTGATTTATGATGAAGCTGAGGGATGGCCAGAAGATGGTATAGAACCAGGTACCAGATGGGAAGATGTCCCTGAGGATTGGGAATGTCCTGACTGTGGTGTTAGTAAAGATGAGTTTGAACTTCTAGAAGAATAATTTTCTAGATGTTATCCCTATTTCAGCAAATATCTTTTGAAAATAAAGATTTTATCGTAATGCGGGATGACCTAAGTCACCCTATCTTTTCAGGTAACAAAGCTAGAAAACTTGCCTATATTTTAAACAATCCTGATAAATACTTTAATATCGACACAATTGTATCTTTTGGTGGCAATCAATCTAACTTTATGTTGGCATTATCACAGCTAGCTAAGCTTAAAGGTTGGAGTTTTCATTACTGGATAAAACCTCTACCTAAGTTTCTTGAACAAACTAAAAATGGTAACTTAAAGCTAGCATTAGATAACGGTATGCAGCTATTTGAAACCACAAGCCACCTAAATTTAGAAAATATAAAAGCAAATTACCATATAGATAGTAGTCTCTATTTTTTTGATCAAGGTGGTAGAAATCCTAATGCAGAACAAGGTATTGCAGAATGTGCTAAAGAGATTAAAAAATATTGCCAAAAAAATAATATCGATGACTATAGTGTCGTCATAGCATCTGGTACAGGTACAACAGCGCTATATCTTGAGAAATATCTGCCAAATAAAGTCTACACAATCCCATGTGTCGGTAGTTCAGACTATCTAAAAGAACAATTTGCTAGTATAGATGCTGAATTAGCTCAACCTAAGATTATCTCACCAAATTTTAAAAATAACTTTGGTCAATTAGATATAGCCAACTACAATATTTACCTAAAACTACTTAGAGAAACAAAGATCGAATTTGATTTACTCTATGATCCTATTGCTTGGCGTACTTTATTAGTAAAATATCATCGACTACCAAAACCAATTATATATATCCATTGTGGTGGTGTCAGTGGTAATCAAACGATGTTAACAAGGTATCAAAGGTTTTCACAGTAACATTGTATATGATTACATAGCATTATGATAATATTACATTTAAGTTAATCATAAATAATTAAAATGAACTCTTTTATACTTATAAATATACTTTCTGATATCTTGGCAATAATTTATGCTATTAAAATTTCTAAATTCAGCAAAGATGCTTGGCTATTCTATATTACAAGCATTATTATTAGTTCTAGCACATTTTTTCTTTATAATAACTTTTCAATAATTAACTATTTTTATAGTCTCGAAGCCGAATATTATAATATTGCTATAGCCGTATTAGGATTAATTATTTCATTATGCTTGAAAATTAAGACTAAAAATATATCTGAATATAACAAAGTTTATATATCATTATTCTTATTAGTAATTATCTCTAGTTTTGTTTTATTAACAATATTTATAATCTCTGAAGACAGTTTTACTAAAATAGAAATTACTTGCTTTCTATTATTTGATATTCTTGGAATTATTGGCTTGGCGTTATTAGCAATTAAATGTATCCAAGGACTTTTTTTTCAAGCAGTATATTTTGGTATATCAGCTATTATAGCTATAATATATAATGCTTTTTATAATCATGATGTAACTCTAGCAACTCTTCCAGTTAGCTTTGATATTATAATGACGATTATTTTTACAAATGGATATCTTAGAAATAAAAACAGATATTAAAATTTTAGATATACTCTCATTCAAAAATAAAATTAATATTTTAATCTATAGATATAACTAGCTACACATAAAAGTGTCTCGTTGAATACTCAATAAAGTTCAGGAGATGTTTATCTTAGTATCTCACTTTATTAAAATCCTGAAACTAGTTCAGAAAAACAGAATTTACTACTTTTTATGCCTAGTAGACTATAATTGATTCAATTATAAAATTATATGTCTGTGGTTATATATTACTTATATATAAGTATTCTAACAAATATGAAAAATCAACAGAATTAGATTATCTACAATATCTAGATTTGATGTCTTTGATAGCTTGAGCATAAGTAGCATCCATCTCTGCTCTTGAGCCTACACCACCACCAATCTCATATAGTTTGCCATCACCGATACCATATATAGCTGCATGGATAGTGAAATTAAGACCCTTTGCCCAAGCATCTTTTACCACTGTAGTCTTACAAAGATTTAGAGCTTGATGAAGTGCATTTAGCTCACACATCATATCTACTTTTTTCTTCATGTATTCTTCTTGATTATCTTTATAACAAGATAATGACTCTTCAATAAATTGTTTATTTTGTTCTTTAACTTCATGAATAGATGTTAGCCAGTTATCAATTAGACCATAGCTTTTATCTTTGACAACAGTCTCAACACCACCACAAGCATAGTGACCACATACTATTATTTTCTTAACCTTTAAAACCTCAATAGCAAACTGTAACACTGACAAGCAATTTAAATCTGTAAGTGAAACAACGTTGCAACATTACGATGGACAAAAACCTCACCTGGAATCAAACCACAAACTTGGTTTGCAGGTACTCGACTATCTGAACAGCCTATCCAAAGGTATTCTGGAGACTGACCTTTAGATAAAGTTTCAAAAAAACCTGGATTTGTTTTTTTGATCTCTTCAGCCCATGCTCTATTGCCTTTTATCAACTCAGAAATATCACTCATTTTATCTCCTTGAAATTATTATTAGTATTAGTTATGAGTATAAGCTTTTTACTATTTATATTTAAGTTATATCGTTACTTCGCCTTGTAATGAAACATTAAAAGCTTCTTTGACATCTTGCTGTGTCATATTAGGCTGGCTTAATAAATAAAATAACTTGCCTAAAGCTGCCTCATCTGTCATATCATAACCAGAAACCAAACCTGCTTCAATAAGTCCTCTAGCCGCCCTGTAAGCATCCATTTTCACACTACCATACAAACACTGCGTACAGTTTACTATCACAACACCTCTATCATTAGCTTTTTTTAGTGTCATATGTATACTTGGATCATTAATCATATTACCAGCGCCATAAGTCTTAAGAATTAAACCTTGTAATGGTGGCTCAAGTACAGCTTCTAAAATATCATTACCCATACCAGGAAAGACATTTAAGATAGCAATTTTTGGTACAGCAAAAGTTTCTAACTTAGGTTGACTAAAGGTATCGGCACGCTGCCATAATTTTTCTTGCCTAACAACTATATCTATACCAACTCTTGCCAATGCAGGATAGTTTGGTGAAGCAAAAGCATCAAAATCAGTCGCTGATATTTTTGTAGTCCTGTTACCACGCATTAGCTTTTGATTGAAATATACACATACTTCTTTGATATCATCACTACAAGCAAATATTAGACTATTAAGAATATTTGATATTGCGTCTGATCTAATCTTTGAGATTGGAATTTGTGACCCTGTGACAATTACTGGTTTTTGCAGTTCACCAAGCATAAATGACAGTACAGAAGCAGTATAAGCAAGAGTATCTGTGCCATGTAGAATTACAAAGCCATCATAATCTTGATAATTTCTAATAATATCTAAAGCTAATGAAAGCCATTTTCTAGGATTAATGTTAGACGAATCTATAAGTTCATCGTACTCTTTAATCTCAAATTGCGGCATATTATAATGATAAAAATCTCTAATACCCGCAATTGTCTCGCTAAGATAACCAGGTTTGACATCATAGCCCTGTTCAGTACTAACCATACCTATAGTACCACCAGTATATAGGACTAAAATTTTTTTATTACCGCGATTTTTAAGATCTTTCATTTTATTTCCCCATTAGCTCAGCAATAGCTTTGTTTGCTAACTCATCTGCCTTTTCATTACCAGCATTACCACTATGACCTCTTACCCAGCTCCATGTTACATTATGCTTACTTGTCAGACTATCAAGCTCTTGCCAAAGATCTTTATTTTTGACTTCTTTCTTGGCAGCTGTTTTCCAACCATTAGCTTTCCAATTTGCTAACCATTCGTTAATACCATTTTGAAGATATTTAGAATCAGTATAAATTGTTATATCACACTTTCTTTTTAGAGCTTGGAGCGTTTTGATTGCGGCCATTAGCTCCATTCTATTATTTGTAGTATCTTTTTCACTACCATATATCTCTTTATCTATACCATTATAACTAAGGATAGCTCCCCAGCCGCCAATTCCAGGATTGCCTTTACAAGCACCATCTGTATAAGCAATGACCCTATTTTTCTTTTTGAAAATTTCCATATATTTCCCTAGCGCAACCACCACTATACACTTTAGCCTTTAATGGTTTATCAACAAGTTCGCTGACATTCAAAGGGTCAACCCTAAAATAATTATCTTTCTTAAAGACTACAACATAATTTTTACTAACTATTTTCTTGATCATATTTACTATAAAATTGTTAGTATAGTTTATTAATCTAACTTTTTTACTAATAAAGCCATTTGCCAAAAAACGTGATAACAAACCATATAGACTAATACCACCAACACAAGCAACTATAACCTCACCATCATCTGACAAACAAAAATGTAATTGATTAAATAGTGCCCTCATCTGTTTTGGACAACTTACAAAGCTTTCATCAAGGATGATAAGATCAAAAAATTTATTTTCAAAAGGCCAAGCCTCTATATCAAAAACACATCCAAATGGTAACTGATTCTTTAGATATCCTGAACATACAACAAGTTTTAGGACATTTATATTATGAAAATAATTACTCTCTGTCGCTGTGATAATAAGAGCCTTTTTATACCATCTTTGACTTAGATATCTGGTTATAATACGCTCTTTTTTTATCATACCTACCCTACCAATGCTCTCATTCTATCAAAATAATCAGGGCAGGTTTTACTTACAGCCGCTGCATTATTTACTATTACACCTTGGTATTTTAACCCTAAAAGCGCTAAAGACATAGCGATACGATGATCATTGTGGCTATCAACTTCAGCTGGCTTAAATTTACTCCTAGCTGGCGAGATTAATATACTATCTTGAGTAGTCTCCACATAGATACCAAGCTTGGTAAGCCCCTCTGCCATAGCTGCAATACGATCTGATTCTTGGCCACGTGTATGACTAAGACCTGAAATATGCGTATCGTCTTTAGCAAAGCAAGCAATAGCTGCAAGAGTCATGAAAGTATCAGAGAAATTACGCATATTAACTTGTATACCATGAAGTTCATTACTACCCGTAACTTCTATACCATCATTGTGGTAATTAACTTGACAGCCTATCTTTTCGAGTACTTCTAAGAATTTAATATCACCTTGCTTAGAGTTTTTAGTAACATGCATAACCTTAATAGTTGAACCAGTAATAGCTGCAAATGCCCAAAAGTAAGATGCTGTAGAAATATCTGGCTCAACTACATAGTTACTAGGAGAAGTATATTGAGATTTGGTGACGGTATAGATATTTTCATCAATATCAACTTTCACACCAAATTCTACCATAACTTTTGTCGTCATATCTAGATATGGTTGCTTATGATCCGTGATAGAATTCAGCCTTAGACCATCGTACATAAATGGTCCTGCCATCAACAAACCTGAGGCAAATTGCGAGCTTTTTTCTCCAGCAACTTCTATATTACCGCCGCTTAAGGATTTAGCTACTATTGTCAAAGGCATAGCATGATTGTTTTGATGATAGTTTACTGTCATACCTAGCTTTTCAAGTGGTCTTAGCTGATCTGCTAGGGGCCTATCCATCATTCTTTGTTTAGCATATACGTAATATCTACCTGTAGGCTGCACCGCTAACATCGGTATT containing:
- a CDS encoding dicarboxylate/amino acid:cation symporter; the encoded protein is MAILLIISLLILVYLHLKKVSFNFRTILALIIGVVIGIIYNSTNYYSNSFIQISNILGDGYISLLKMLIIPIVLTSITHSVINLKNYEGSYVIRFAYKTIAILLILTGISAAIGASVAVIMHLGQGIDIASITGNFTKDIKTSSISETILGFLPDNIFHQMDNNNVMAVVIFAILLGFSMLIAHREDSKLAAPFISFVDSAFFVIKKLARMIIAITPYGVLGLMVQMSIELDKNSISTVLYFILTCYIALIIVLIIHIGLLILFRTNIVRFYKSIWKAMLVAATSRSSMGTLPLSIDGLNKYGTTSSIATFAPTMGTTLGMNGCAGVFPAVLAIMAMNATGADITFSTIVLISLICMLASLGVSGIPGTAFVAAGVVFSYFGLPWQMIALIIGVDAIIDSFRTPLNIHGSMTTAIIVDKTTKVS
- a CDS encoding protein adenylyltransferase SelO, with protein sequence MIDFKYTYSHLSEQFYSPQTVYKYPNARLLILNDCLATELGLDLANKSEQQLLEILLGYSSQRPISQAYAGHQFGNFTMLGDGRAILIGEYKKPNGELVDFHLKGAGLTKFSRGGDGKAALAPMLREYIVSEAMYNLGIPTSRILAVITTGENIQRNQLQQGAIAVRVASSHIRVGTFQYAAMLGENYSQELLDYTITRHNIPYNDNKALSLLDYVIDKQTSLITQWERVGFIHGVMNTDNMTISGETIDYGPCAFMDSYDPDTVFSSIDRDGRYAFANQASIAGWNIARLAESLLKLISADEEEAIKLAQDKLQSYSEIYKDKWKKMFLAKLGFSIDKACHDEMISDLLIEMFKSKLDYTNTFYNLTYKNFVELKDSGLGEWLDKYTLDNQINFANMKKINPVIIPRNHQVEKALKSAKDAKLGNLYNLVAALKTPYEFNNLTKSYMTEPTEEEKVRFTFCGT
- a CDS encoding rubredoxin, with product MEYRKYICIVCGLIYDEAEGWPEDGIEPGTRWEDVPEDWECPDCGVSKDEFELLEE
- a CDS encoding 1-aminocyclopropane-1-carboxylate deaminase; translated protein: MLSLFQQISFENKDFIVMRDDLSHPIFSGNKARKLAYILNNPDKYFNIDTIVSFGGNQSNFMLALSQLAKLKGWSFHYWIKPLPKFLEQTKNGNLKLALDNGMQLFETTSHLNLENIKANYHIDSSLYFFDQGGRNPNAEQGIAECAKEIKKYCQKNNIDDYSVVIASGTGTTALYLEKYLPNKVYTIPCVGSSDYLKEQFASIDAELAQPKIISPNFKNNFGQLDIANYNIYLKLLRETKIEFDLLYDPIAWRTLLVKYHRLPKPIIYIHCGGVSGNQTMLTRYQRFSQ
- the ansA gene encoding asparaginase; the encoded protein is MKDLKNRGNKKILVLYTGGTIGMVSTEQGYDVKPGYLSETIAGIRDFYHYNMPQFEIKEYDELIDSSNINPRKWLSLALDIIRNYQDYDGFVILHGTDTLAYTASVLSFMLGELQKPVIVTGSQIPISKIRSDAISNILNSLIFACSDDIKEVCVYFNQKLMRGNRTTKISATDFDAFASPNYPALARVGIDIVVRQEKLWQRADTFSQPKLETFAVPKIAILNVFPGMGNDILEAVLEPPLQGLILKTYGAGNMINDPSIHMTLKKANDRGVVIVNCTQCLYGSVKMDAYRAARGLIEAGLVSGYDMTDEAALGKLFYLLSQPNMTQQDVKEAFNVSLQGEVTI
- the rnhA gene encoding ribonuclease HI translates to MEIFKKKNRVIAYTDGACKGNPGIGGWGAILSYNGIDKEIYGSEKDTTNNRMELMAAIKTLQALKRKCDITIYTDSKYLQNGINEWLANWKANGWKTAAKKEVKNKDLWQELDSLTSKHNVTWSWVRGHSGNAGNEKADELANKAIAELMGK
- a CDS encoding class I SAM-dependent methyltransferase, coding for MIKKERIITRYLSQRWYKKALIITATESNYFHNINVLKLVVCSGYLKNQLPFGCVFDIEAWPFENKFFDLIILDESFVSCPKQMRALFNQLHFCLSDDGEVIVACVGGISLYGLLSRFLANGFISKKVRLINYTNNFIVNMIKKIVSKNYVVVFKKDNYFRVDPLNVSELVDKPLKAKVYSGGCAREIYGNFQKEK
- the aroA gene encoding 3-phosphoshikimate 1-carboxyvinyltransferase; the encoded protein is MKDFIPQIKSQINQQVYLDGSKSISNRSLIIAAMAQGETKFENLPNSADVLACIAALKELGCQLEHSQDSKTLVIQGCSGVFTNLDAKIFCNESGTLTRFIIPMLAVQPTGRYYVYAKQRMMDRPLADQLRPLEKLGMTVNYHQNNHAMPLTIVAKSLSGGNIEVAGEKSSQFASGLLMAGPFMYDGLRLNSITDHKQPYLDMTTKVMVEFGVKVDIDENIYTVTKSQYTSPSNYVVEPDISTASYFWAFAAITGSTIKVMHVTKNSKQGDIKFLEVLEKIGCQVNYHNDGIEVTGSNELHGIQVNMRNFSDTFMTLAAIACFAKDDTHISGLSHTRGQESDRIAAMAEGLTKLGIYVETTQDSILISPARSKFKPAEVDSHNDHRIAMSLALLGLKYQGVIVNNAAAVSKTCPDYFDRMRALVG